A stretch of the Plodia interpunctella isolate USDA-ARS_2022_Savannah chromosome Z, ilPloInte3.2, whole genome shotgun sequence genome encodes the following:
- the zyd gene encoding sodium/potassium/calcium exchanger 3 isoform X5: protein MTNDVAGATFMAAATSAPELFVNVIGTFITEGDIGVGTIVGSAVFNILAVAACCGIGAGMVVPLDWWPLTRDCLAYGITVSILICIMHDEYVQWYEAFLLVLLYGVYICIMYYDKSIQNFARGSWKWIHSMANKTDEKQDGKDGDLIFTILDAKEKRATTGDKNESLPEHHQHNGNLKIPITTIPQKDIDLRLSNIEKAVIPVKEEDTDKNVNEADSKTNDMEIGIPEENANNTITEESNKETADKYEHSLWKWPTGRSCLTKTTWIVTWPIHLVFLFTIPDCEKPRFKNWFPLTFMMCIVWIGSLSYIVAWMITIIGDTLMIPDSVMGITFLAAGTSVPEAVSSVIVAKQGHGSMGISNSIGSNTFDILLCLGLPWLIKASLTPAEPGHYWVKINSMGLEYSAISLLSTLLLLYLTFWLNKFKLDAAVGRACLAMYAMFLVLATLIELNVFFPVNMRTCKRTELKS from the exons ATGACGAATGACGTAGCGGGCGCTACTTTCATGGCCGCGGCCACGTCGGCGCCCGAGCTGTTCGTGAACGTGATCGGGACCTTCATCACGGAGGGTGACATCGGCGTGGGCACCATCGTAGGGTCTGCAGTCTTCAATATTCTGGCCGTGGCGGCCTGCTGCGGCATCGGAGCGGGGATG GTGGTACCCCTAGATTGGTGGCCCTTGACTAGGGATTGCCTGGCGTACGGGATCACGGTCTCGATACTTATTTGCATAATGCACGACGAGTACGTGCAGTGGTATGAAGCGTTCTTACTGGTACTGCTCTATGGAgtttatatttgtatcatGTATTACGACAAATCTATCCAAAATTTCGCAAGAG GAAGTTGGAAATGGATTCATAGTATGGCAAATAAAACAGATGAAAAGCAGGACGGTAAAGATGGAG ACCtcatttttactattttagaCGCTAAAGAGAAACGTGCTACTACAGGCGACAAGAATGAGTCCCTCCCAGAACACCATCAGCATAATGGCAATCTTAAAATCCCCATAACAACTATTCCACAAAAGGATATAGATCTTAGGTTGTCGAACATTGAAAAAGCAGTGATTCCTGTTAAAGAAGAAGatactgataaaaatgttaatgaaGCAGATTCTAAAACTAATGATATGGAAATAGGTATACCAGAAGAAAATGCTAACAATACTATTACAGAAGAGTCAAACAAAGAAACTGCGGACAAATACGAACATTCACTATGGAAATGGCCAACCGGAAGGAGCTGTTTGACCAAG ACCACTTGGATTGTTACTTGGCCTATTCACCtggtatttttattcactATTCCCGATTGTGAGAAACCACGGTTTAAAAATTGGTTCCCACTCACATTTATGATGTGCATCGTTTGGATAGGATCGCTTTCTTATATTGTTGCCTGGATGATTACTataattg GTGACACGTTAATGATACCAGACTCTGTGATGGGCATTACTTTCTTAGCAGCTGGCACCTCGGTACCTGAAGCAGTCTCGAGTGTTATTGTTGCAAAACAAG GCCACGGTTCAATGGGGATCAGCAACTCTATTGGATCGAACACCTTCGACATACTCCTCTGCCTCGGCCTGCCTTGGCTGATTAAAGCGTCGTTGACTCCAGCCGAACCCGGCCACTACTGG GTGAAGATAAATTCGATGGGTTTAGAATACTCAGCAATATCTCTGCTGTCTACGCTGCTGTTGTTGTACTTGACGTTTTGGTTGAACAAGTTCAAGCTGGACGCGGCGGTGGGGCGCGCCTGCCTCGCCATGTACGCCATGTTCCTCGTGCTGGCCACTCTCATCGAGCTCAACGTCTTCTTCCCCGTTAACATGCGCACGTGCAAGAGAACAGAGCTCAAATCTTAG
- the LOC128683218 gene encoding sodium-coupled monocarboxylate transporter 1-like produces the protein MAVVYFDWLDYVVFGAMLLLSALIGVYFAFFASKKQNTTAEYLMGGKTMGMFPISMSLIASYISGISLLGLPAEMYTYGTQLWTIVLSEWAVSLTIAIVYLPVFYNLQITSTYEYLRLRFSQNVRLLGSVIFIIKMLLYIPIVIYVPALAFSQVTGINLHLITPIVCIVCIFYTTLGGLKAVVWTDTLQTILMYFGVIFVLFYGTWRLGGVKEVLRINNEGDRLDFFNMDPDPTIRHTFWSTVFGNYFSWLASCSVNQAMVQRCLALSSLKRARITIFIMAAGIFIIVSLCCYTGLVIYATFANCDPLSTGAIRKSDQLLPYFVMTITGSIPALPGIFMSGVFSAALSSMSTGLNSLCGVIFEDLIRPAYNKPISERTASFIMKVIVVVIGAICVALVFLVEHMGALIQAGKSLAGITAGSLLGLFSLGLFLPWTNATGALAGGLTSTLLVGWISIGTQAAMIRGDIVIMPKPVSISGCSDNYTITSTPAPSSQYTVEFDRSGTFFLYRLSYLYYTFVGMMVCVFVGVVVSYFTQPNDPALVHRDLLTPVIHRWLPAQHAHCPRPRLTQHDIELSHARELDHLRSRTAYTKVDDSRGSSRRTRKPKNNSC, from the exons ATGGCGGTGGTATACTTCGACTGGCTCGACTATGTCGTGTTCGGGGCGATGCTGCTCCTCTCAGCCCTCATCGGCGTATACTTTGCCTTCTTCGCCTCAAAGAAGCAGAATACCACTGCTGAGTACCTGATGGGCGGAAAAACTATGGGCATGTTTCCCATATCGATGTCACTCATAGCCAG TTACATTTCGGGTATCTCGTTGTTGGGGTTGCCCGCTGAAATGTATACCTACGGTACTCAACTGTGGACCATTGTACTTTCTGAGTGGGCAGTATCATTGACGATAGCGATTGTTTACCTTCCCGTTTTctacaatttacaaattacatcGACGTATGAG TATCTGCGGCTACGTTTCAGTCAAAATGTGCGCCTTCTAGGATCAGTAATATTCataatcaaaatgttattatatatacctatcgTTATATATGTTCCAGCATTAGCTTTTAGTCaag TAACCGGGATCAACCTTCATTTAATTACACCCATAGTGTGTATTGTTTGCATATTCTATACTACCctt GGTGGACTAAAGGCCGTCGTCTGGACCGACACGCTGCAAACTATACTCATGTATTTTGGCGTGATATTTGTCTTATTTTATGGTACCTGGAGACTAGGGGGCGTAAAAGAAGTTCTTCGAATCAATAACGAAGGAGACCGCTTGGATTTTTtcaa CATGGATCCTGATCCAACTATAAGACATACGTTTTGGTCGACTGTTTTCGGCAATTATTTTAGTTGGCTAGCGTCTTGTTCGGTTAACCAAGCGATGGTACAACGATGTCTAGCATTGTCATCTCTGAAGAGGGCCAGGAT cacaatttttataatggcTGCCGGTATCTTCATCATCGTATCACTATGTTGCTACACTGGGCTGGTGATATACGCAACGTTCGCCAACTGTGATCCTCTTTCGACCGGGGCTATTAGAAAAAGCGACCAGCTGCTACCTTACTTCGTGATGACGATCACTGGGTCTATACCAGCTTTGCCGGGAATCTTCATGAGTGGTGTTTTCAGTGCTGCCTTGAG TTCTATGTCAACTGGATTGAATTCCTTATGTGgagtaatttttgaagatcTCATAAGACCTGCTTACAATAAGCCTATATCGGAGCGTACTGCGAGTTTCATTATGAAGGTCATTGTGGTTGTCATTg GTGCCATTTGCGTAGCCCTGGTTTTTCTTGTGGAGCACATGGGAGCTCTGATACAAGCCGGCAAGAGCCTCGCCGGTATTACTGCGGGCAGCCTCTTGGGTCTATTCTCTTTGGGGTTGTTTCTGCCTTGGACCAATGCCACG gGTGCTCTTGCTGGAGGTCTCACATCGACTCTCCTGGTAGGATGGATATCGATAGGCACCCAAGCCGCCATGATTCGTGGAGATATAGTAATTATGCCGAAACCAGTGTCAATAAGTGGTTGTTCagataattatacaataacaaGTACGCCCGCGCCTTCTTCGCAATACACAGTGGAATTTGAcag atcaGGAACATTCTTCCTGTACAGGttgagttatttatattacacatTTGTCGGGATGATGGTATGTGTGTTTGTGGGAGTCGTCGTCTCATACTTTACTCAGCCTAATGATCCGGCTTtg GTGCACCGGGACCTGCTCACACCGGTTATCCACCGCTGGCTGCCGGCACAGCACGCCCATTGTCCTCGTCCGCGGCTCACCCAGCACGACATCGAGCTCTCACACGCGCGCGAACTGGATCATCTGCGTTCGCGCACGGCTTACACT aaaGTGGATGACAGTCGTGGCAGCAGTCGACGTACTCGAAAACCCAAGAATAATTCGTGttaa